In one window of Janthinobacterium sp. 1_2014MBL_MicDiv DNA:
- a CDS encoding aldo/keto reductase: protein MKIGLGAVQFGLDYGIANTAGKVSEAQVAAILAAATQLQLRLIDTAALYGDSEAVLGRTMLPAAPFDIVTKTPQFAGADMGAAQAQQLEDSLHASLCKLQVPAVYGLLIHRVDDLLLPGGEMLMARMALLKQRGLVSKIGVSVYTGQQIDAVLERFPIDLIQLPVNVLDQRLLHSGHLRKLKQAGVEIHARSVFLQGLLLMAPKDLPAHFDGVREHLASYHRFIAGQGLTPLQAALGFVTGLEEIDRVVCGVNSSAQLQEICAAAGHVAAGAALAGYDVFAINDEMIVNPALWQQAKGKS, encoded by the coding sequence ATGAAAATAGGATTGGGCGCGGTACAGTTTGGGCTCGATTATGGTATCGCCAATACGGCGGGCAAGGTAAGCGAAGCGCAAGTGGCGGCCATTCTGGCTGCTGCGACCCAGCTGCAATTGAGGCTGATCGACACAGCGGCATTGTATGGCGACAGCGAGGCCGTACTCGGACGCACGATGTTGCCTGCGGCGCCTTTCGATATCGTCACCAAGACGCCGCAGTTTGCCGGTGCGGACATGGGGGCGGCGCAGGCGCAGCAACTGGAAGACAGCTTGCACGCCTCGTTGTGCAAGCTGCAAGTCCCCGCCGTATATGGCCTGCTGATCCATCGTGTCGACGATTTATTGTTGCCGGGTGGCGAAATGCTGATGGCGCGCATGGCGCTGTTGAAGCAGCGCGGTCTTGTCAGCAAGATTGGCGTTTCCGTGTACACCGGACAGCAAATCGATGCCGTCCTGGAGCGTTTCCCGATCGATCTCATTCAACTGCCCGTCAATGTGCTGGACCAGCGCCTGCTGCACAGTGGCCATTTGCGCAAATTGAAACAGGCTGGTGTCGAAATACATGCCCGTTCCGTTTTCTTGCAAGGCTTGCTGTTGATGGCTCCCAAGGACTTGCCGGCCCATTTTGATGGCGTGCGAGAACACCTGGCCAGCTATCACCGCTTTATTGCCGGACAAGGTTTGACGCCGCTGCAAGCTGCGCTGGGCTTTGTGACGGGCCTGGAAGAAATCGACCGAGTGGTTTGTGGCGTTAATTCCAGCGCGCAATTGCAAGAAATATGCGCGGCAGCCGGACATGTGGCCGCAGGTGCGGCGCTTGCGGGCTATGACGTTTTTGCAATCAACGATGAAATGATCGTCAATCCTGCCTTGTGGCAGCAGGCAAAGGGGAAATCATGA
- the pseB gene encoding UDP-N-acetylglucosamine 4,6-dehydratase (inverting): MLSDKSILITGGTGSFGKAFVKTVLERYPTIKRLVVFSRDELKQFEMAHEFSDEKYAGIRYFIGDIRDEARLRRALEGIDIVIHAAALKQVPAAEYNPFECIKTNVLGAQNLIEACLDTKVQRVVALSTDKAAAPINLYGATKLCSDKLFVAANNIVGHRDLRFSVVRYGNVMGSRGSVIPFFLERRATGVLPITDTAMTRFNISLQEGVDMVLWSLENAWGGEVLVPKIPSYRITDVAEAIGPECSFPVVGVRPGEKIHEEMITSSDSFNTVDMGRYYAILPMGAKYSTQEYCDKMGAKLVPPGFCYDSGSNTDFLTKEQLRELIQAHVDPTHTA; encoded by the coding sequence ATGCTCTCAGATAAGTCTATTCTCATTACCGGCGGAACGGGTTCGTTCGGCAAGGCCTTTGTAAAAACCGTATTGGAGCGCTATCCGACCATCAAGCGCCTCGTGGTATTTTCTCGCGATGAATTGAAGCAGTTCGAAATGGCGCATGAGTTTTCGGATGAGAAGTACGCTGGCATCCGCTATTTCATTGGCGACATCCGCGACGAAGCCCGTTTGCGCCGTGCACTCGAAGGCATTGATATCGTGATTCATGCCGCTGCGCTGAAGCAAGTTCCAGCCGCAGAATACAATCCCTTCGAATGCATCAAGACCAATGTGCTGGGTGCGCAAAATCTGATCGAGGCTTGCCTCGATACCAAGGTGCAGCGTGTGGTGGCCCTGTCTACCGACAAAGCTGCAGCGCCGATCAATCTGTACGGCGCCACCAAGCTGTGCTCGGACAAATTGTTCGTGGCCGCCAACAATATCGTTGGCCATCGCGACCTGCGTTTCAGCGTGGTCCGTTACGGTAACGTCATGGGCAGCCGCGGCTCCGTGATCCCCTTCTTCCTTGAGCGTCGCGCGACGGGCGTCTTGCCGATTACCGATACGGCCATGACCCGTTTCAACATCAGCTTGCAAGAGGGCGTGGACATGGTTCTGTGGTCGCTGGAAAATGCATGGGGGGGCGAAGTGCTGGTGCCTAAGATCCCTTCCTACCGCATCACCGATGTGGCAGAAGCAATCGGTCCGGAATGCAGCTTCCCTGTCGTTGGCGTACGTCCAGGCGAAAAGATTCACGAAGAAATGATTACCTCCAGCGATAGTTTCAATACCGTTGACATGGGTCGCTACTACGCTATCTTGCCGATGGGCGCCAAGTATTCGACGCAAGAGTATTGCGATAAGATGGGGGCCAAACTGGTGCCGCCGGGTTTCTGTTACGACAGCGGCAGCAACACCGATTTCCTGACCAAAGAACAATTGCGCGAGTTAATCCAAGCTCACGTCGATCCTACTCACACTGCGTAA
- a CDS encoding cytidylyltransferase domain-containing protein, whose product MILAILQARVSSSRLPGKVLKPLLGEPMLLRQIERLRDVRQIDQLLVATSRETSDDAIEALCLANGIPCFRGELNDVLERFHQAAQMFAPEHIVRLTADCPLTDPALIDDVIAFYLAGDYDYVSNSVVATYPDGLDVEIFRAACLEEAWREARLPSQREHVTPFIHQQTERYKVGVYRNATDLSHLRWTVDEPKDFELVSMIYEALYRENQRFSMQDVLSLLEQRPELANWNTMHVRNEGYQKSLDADIVPTSPTP is encoded by the coding sequence ATGATATTGGCAATATTGCAAGCTCGTGTTTCCTCGTCACGGTTGCCAGGCAAGGTACTGAAGCCATTGCTGGGTGAGCCGATGCTGCTGCGTCAGATCGAACGCTTGCGTGATGTACGCCAGATCGATCAACTGCTGGTCGCAACCAGCCGTGAAACCTCGGATGATGCCATTGAGGCGTTGTGCCTGGCCAACGGCATTCCCTGCTTCAGGGGAGAGTTGAATGATGTGCTCGAGCGTTTTCATCAAGCGGCGCAAATGTTTGCTCCTGAGCATATCGTGCGCCTGACGGCCGATTGTCCGCTGACCGACCCGGCGCTGATCGATGATGTTATCGCGTTTTATCTGGCCGGTGATTACGACTACGTCAGCAATAGCGTCGTGGCCACGTATCCGGATGGACTCGATGTGGAAATTTTCCGTGCTGCTTGCCTGGAGGAGGCGTGGCGCGAGGCACGTCTGCCATCGCAGCGCGAGCATGTCACGCCATTTATTCACCAGCAAACTGAGCGTTACAAGGTAGGCGTGTACCGGAACGCCACGGATTTGTCGCACTTGCGCTGGACGGTGGATGAACCAAAAGATTTTGAACTGGTCTCCATGATTTATGAGGCACTGTACAGGGAAAATCAACGCTTTTCCATGCAGGACGTCCTGTCGCTTCTGGAGCAGCGCCCTGAACTAGCAAATTGGAACACCATGCATGTCCGTAACGAGGGATATCAGAAATCTCTCGATGCCGATATCGTACCGACTTCCCCCACACCATAG
- a CDS encoding aminotransferase class III-fold pyridoxal phosphate-dependent enzyme produces the protein MSTRYQRSEELLERALKTIPLGSQTFSKSKTQFPLGVSPYFIQRGKGSHVWDVDGNEYIDFISSLASITLGYNDEDVTNAVKAQLDEGVIFSLPHQIEMQVAEKICEIVPCAEMVRFGKNGSDATAGAIRLARAYTNREHVAVCGYHGWQDWYIGSTARNRGVPVATRELTHSFVYNDLASLEKLFADFPEQISAVILEPMNVYEPKEGFLASVKELAHKHGALLIFDETITGFRYANGGAQELFGVTPDLATFGKGLANGYPVSAVAGRADVMKLMEEVFFSFTFGGETLSLAAALATLEKLQREPVVATIQKQGQKIIDRLNAIIIANEAQHIMSVAGHPTWSFVLIKDAAPYTQWHIKTLFMQEMLARGILTFGSHNVNYSHSDSDLQQLFTAYEEVVPMLVRAVKDGTLEGMLRCKPLEPLFKVR, from the coding sequence ATGTCTACACGCTATCAACGCTCTGAAGAGTTATTGGAACGCGCCCTTAAAACGATACCGCTGGGCTCGCAGACTTTCAGCAAGAGCAAAACCCAGTTTCCACTGGGTGTTTCGCCGTATTTCATTCAGCGTGGCAAGGGGAGCCATGTGTGGGATGTGGATGGCAATGAATATATTGACTTCATCAGTAGCTTGGCGTCGATCACGCTCGGTTACAACGACGAAGACGTAACCAACGCGGTAAAGGCGCAACTGGATGAGGGCGTGATCTTCAGCCTGCCACATCAGATTGAAATGCAGGTTGCGGAAAAAATCTGCGAAATCGTTCCTTGCGCCGAGATGGTCCGTTTCGGCAAGAATGGTTCCGATGCCACTGCCGGTGCGATCCGCCTGGCGCGTGCGTATACCAACCGCGAACATGTCGCCGTATGCGGCTACCACGGCTGGCAGGACTGGTACATTGGTTCGACCGCGCGTAACCGCGGCGTTCCAGTAGCGACGCGCGAACTGACGCACTCTTTTGTCTATAACGACCTGGCGTCGCTGGAAAAGTTGTTTGCCGACTTCCCTGAGCAGATTTCGGCCGTGATCCTCGAGCCGATGAACGTGTATGAGCCGAAGGAAGGCTTCCTGGCTTCCGTCAAGGAGCTGGCCCACAAACATGGTGCCTTGCTCATTTTCGATGAAACCATCACCGGCTTCCGTTATGCCAATGGTGGCGCGCAAGAGCTGTTTGGCGTCACTCCCGATCTGGCAACGTTCGGCAAGGGCTTGGCGAACGGCTACCCAGTATCGGCCGTTGCAGGCCGTGCAGACGTGATGAAGCTGATGGAAGAAGTCTTCTTCTCATTCACCTTCGGCGGCGAAACGCTGTCCCTGGCGGCCGCCCTGGCCACACTGGAAAAACTGCAGCGTGAACCAGTCGTGGCGACGATCCAGAAGCAGGGGCAGAAGATTATTGATCGCCTCAATGCCATCATCATTGCCAATGAAGCGCAGCATATCATGAGCGTTGCAGGGCATCCGACCTGGAGTTTCGTGCTGATCAAGGATGCGGCCCCTTATACGCAATGGCACATCAAGACCTTGTTCATGCAAGAAATGTTGGCGCGTGGAATATTGACATTTGGTTCACACAATGTCAACTATAGCCACAGCGACAGCGATCTGCAGCAACTTTTCACTGCATATGAAGAGGTCGTTCCTATGCTGGTTCGCGCAGTAAAGGATGGCACGCTGGAAGGAATGTTGCGTTGCAAGCCACTTGAGCCGCTGTTCAAGGTACGATGA
- a CDS encoding methyl-accepting chemotaxis protein produces MKWFLDLKIATKLILSFGAVLLLTAALGVSAIFSMARINTASTDLSANWMPSVLAAMSMRSDVSDFRRWELAHMLAAQDADMAQNETRMTETQAKLKADGDKYRALISEPGELEVFERFLALNDEFMRLHATMLSLSREMKKEEARALAVGPSAKVMTDMMVVLDKLVSINSDGGVRSSASADATYAASRASLIGLVVGIVAVGMLLALWVARSVSRPLIAAVGVARQVAAGDLTAHIVVQSLDETGQLMLALKEMNASLQNLVGQVRSGTDTIATASSQIAAGNQDLSSRTEEQASSLEETASSMEELTSTVKQNADNARQANTMALTSSSIAIEGGKVVGEVVGTMASINASSRKIVDIIAVIDGIAFQTNILALNAAVEAARAGEQGRGFAVVATEVRNLAQRSAAAAKDIKVLIGDSVEKVEAGSKLVDQAGRTMDDIVASITRVTDIMSEITAASNEQSAGIEQVNQAIAQMDQVTQQNAALVEEAAAAAESMQEQAASLSEVVSIFKLDAASAVVHAPRPASKPAVVAVPARTTAAPRQLAAATRSAPADEWEAF; encoded by the coding sequence ATGAAATGGTTTCTTGATCTGAAAATTGCCACCAAGTTGATCTTGTCGTTTGGCGCCGTGCTGTTATTGACGGCGGCACTGGGCGTGTCGGCGATTTTTTCCATGGCGCGCATCAATACCGCATCGACCGACCTGTCCGCCAACTGGATGCCCAGCGTGCTGGCGGCCATGTCCATGCGCAGCGATGTCAGCGATTTCCGCCGCTGGGAACTGGCGCACATGCTGGCCGCGCAAGACGCCGACATGGCGCAGAATGAAACGCGCATGACGGAAACGCAAGCCAAGCTGAAGGCGGACGGCGACAAGTACCGCGCACTGATTTCCGAACCGGGCGAGCTGGAAGTCTTCGAGCGCTTCCTGGCGCTTAACGATGAATTCATGCGCCTGCATGCGACCATGCTGAGCCTGTCGCGCGAGATGAAAAAGGAAGAGGCGCGCGCCTTGGCCGTGGGGCCATCGGCCAAGGTCATGACCGACATGATGGTGGTCCTGGATAAGCTGGTGAGCATCAATTCCGACGGCGGCGTGCGCTCGAGCGCCAGCGCCGATGCAACCTATGCGGCCTCGCGCGCCAGCCTGATCGGCCTGGTGGTGGGCATTGTGGCCGTCGGCATGCTGCTGGCGCTGTGGGTGGCGCGCAGCGTGTCGCGTCCGCTGATCGCGGCGGTCGGCGTGGCGCGCCAGGTGGCGGCCGGTGACTTGACGGCGCACATTGTTGTGCAATCGTTAGATGAAACGGGGCAGCTGATGCTGGCCCTGAAAGAGATGAATGCCAGCCTGCAAAACCTGGTGGGGCAGGTGCGCAGCGGCACGGACACCATCGCCACGGCGTCGAGCCAGATCGCGGCCGGCAACCAGGACCTGTCGTCGCGCACGGAAGAGCAGGCCAGCTCGCTGGAAGAGACGGCTTCGTCGATGGAAGAACTGACCTCGACCGTAAAGCAGAACGCGGACAATGCGCGCCAGGCCAACACCATGGCGCTGACGTCGTCGAGCATCGCCATCGAGGGCGGCAAGGTAGTGGGCGAAGTGGTGGGCACGATGGCGTCGATCAATGCGTCCTCGCGCAAGATCGTCGACATCATCGCCGTCATCGACGGCATCGCCTTCCAGACCAATATCCTGGCGCTGAATGCGGCTGTCGAGGCGGCACGCGCGGGCGAGCAAGGGCGCGGCTTTGCCGTGGTGGCGACGGAAGTGCGCAACCTGGCGCAGCGTTCGGCCGCGGCGGCCAAGGATATCAAGGTCCTCATCGGCGATTCCGTCGAGAAGGTCGAGGCGGGTTCGAAACTGGTGGATCAGGCGGGCCGCACGATGGACGACATCGTCGCCAGCATCACGCGCGTGACGGACATCATGAGCGAGATCACGGCCGCCAGCAACGAGCAGAGCGCCGGTATCGAGCAAGTGAATCAGGCGATCGCCCAGATGGACCAGGTCACGCAGCAAAATGCGGCGCTGGTGGAAGAGGCGGCCGCGGCGGCCGAGTCGATGCAGGAGCAGGCCGCCAGCTTGAGCGAGGTGGTCAGCATCTTCAAGCTCGATGCCGCCAGCGCCGTCGTACACGCGCCACGGCCAGCCTCGAAGCCGGCCGTCGTGGCAGTGCCGGCGCGGACGACAGCGGCGCCACGACAACTGGCTGCCGCGACGCGCAGCGCGCCGGCCGATGAGTGGGAAGCCTTTTAA
- a CDS encoding oxidoreductase-like domain-containing protein: MQPTSTTMSTAPPPHDPQPQPPIKPGNDECCHSGCTFCVLEMYQEDLAAYEDALRAWQQRQANAAAAAPAKAVSKRRKPALP; the protein is encoded by the coding sequence TTGCAGCCCACTTCCACCACCATGTCCACCGCTCCCCCTCCCCACGATCCCCAGCCGCAACCGCCCATCAAGCCAGGCAATGACGAGTGCTGCCATAGCGGCTGCACCTTTTGCGTGCTGGAGATGTACCAGGAAGACCTGGCCGCCTACGAAGACGCGCTGCGTGCATGGCAACAGCGCCAGGCCAACGCCGCTGCCGCAGCGCCCGCCAAAGCCGTCAGCAAGCGCCGCAAGCCGGCCCTGCCTTAA
- the pseC gene encoding UDP-4-amino-4,6-dideoxy-N-acetyl-beta-L-altrosamine transaminase has protein sequence MIPYGRQDISEADIQAVVDVLRSDFLTQGPAVPAFEQAVAAYCDVSYAVAVNSATSALHIACMALGVGPGDLVWTSPNTFVASANCALYCGADIDFVDIDARTYNMSVEALAHKLAQAKLAGRLPKVVIPVHLTGQPCDMVAIHALGQEYGFKIIEDASHAIGGKYRGEPIGNCRYSDIAVFSFHPVKIITSAEGGMATTQSAQLATSMQQLRSHGITRDPEQMTHAPDGAWYYQQVTLGYNYRMTDMQAALGLSQMVRLDDFVAYRHVMARRYDALLAELPVITPWQHPDGYSGLHLYVIRLRTECLTQTHRAIFDTLRAQSIGVNLHYIPVHTQPYYQAKGFKPGDFPESELYYAQAISLPMYATLTEEQQDLVIEALRKALK, from the coding sequence ATGATTCCTTACGGCCGACAAGATATCTCCGAGGCCGACATTCAGGCTGTAGTCGATGTCTTGCGCTCCGACTTCCTGACGCAGGGGCCGGCAGTGCCGGCGTTTGAACAAGCGGTAGCGGCGTATTGCGATGTGTCCTACGCGGTGGCGGTCAACAGTGCGACCAGTGCCTTGCATATCGCGTGCATGGCACTGGGTGTCGGCCCGGGGGATCTGGTATGGACTAGTCCGAACACCTTCGTTGCCAGTGCCAATTGCGCCTTGTATTGTGGCGCCGATATCGACTTTGTCGACATCGATGCGCGTACCTACAATATGAGTGTCGAAGCGCTGGCGCACAAGTTGGCGCAGGCGAAGCTGGCTGGGCGCTTGCCGAAGGTGGTCATCCCCGTGCATTTGACGGGACAGCCTTGCGATATGGTGGCCATCCACGCCTTGGGCCAGGAATATGGCTTCAAGATTATCGAAGATGCTTCGCATGCCATCGGCGGCAAGTACCGCGGTGAGCCTATCGGCAATTGCCGCTACAGCGATATTGCTGTCTTCAGCTTCCACCCTGTAAAAATCATCACCAGCGCCGAAGGCGGCATGGCCACGACTCAAAGCGCGCAACTGGCGACCAGTATGCAGCAGCTGCGCAGCCATGGCATTACGCGCGATCCTGAGCAGATGACGCATGCGCCTGATGGTGCCTGGTATTACCAGCAGGTCACGCTCGGCTACAACTATCGCATGACGGATATGCAGGCGGCACTTGGCTTGAGCCAGATGGTGCGCCTCGATGATTTCGTGGCATATCGCCATGTCATGGCACGTCGCTATGATGCCTTGCTGGCTGAGTTGCCTGTCATTACGCCTTGGCAGCATCCGGATGGCTATTCTGGCTTGCACCTGTATGTCATTCGCCTGCGGACGGAGTGCTTGACGCAGACACACCGCGCCATCTTTGACACCCTGCGCGCACAATCGATCGGGGTCAATCTGCATTACATTCCCGTGCATACCCAGCCTTACTATCAGGCAAAAGGCTTCAAGCCTGGGGATTTCCCGGAATCGGAGCTTTATTATGCGCAAGCCATCAGCCTGCCCATGTATGCCACCCTCACGGAAGAGCAGCAAGACCTCGTTATCGAGGCCTTGCGGAAAGCTCTGAAATGA
- the pseG gene encoding UDP-2,4-diacetamido-2,4,6-trideoxy-beta-L-altropyranose hydrolase gives MNKSIVIRTDASVQMGSGHVMRCATLADELRANGATVTFVCRDLPGNYIDWLLSKKHDVIRLASPVVSNGEGGDYPHHLHWLGVSLEQEIAEVNGVLSQYPVFDCMIVDHYALESQWERQISRFARKMMVVDDLADRQHECDILLDQNYYRDMQSRYDDLVPASSMKLLGPGYALLRPEFIRARNHFRLRDGTVRRILVFLGGADPANETSKVIHALRMLKRTYLKVDVVVGASNPHRSGIQALCEEDENYQYHCQIDNIAELMLAADLAIGAGGSTLWERGYLALPSLIIILAKNQEIAARDLENIGALKIIGESGKISSHQIHEALNECIDEKDILLSMSEISNSLVGHGAKRIQETIFTTLC, from the coding sequence ATGAACAAATCTATCGTCATTCGCACAGATGCTTCTGTGCAAATGGGGAGTGGGCATGTCATGCGGTGCGCCACGCTTGCTGATGAACTCAGGGCTAATGGCGCCACCGTAACTTTTGTTTGCCGAGATCTCCCTGGTAATTATATTGACTGGTTGCTGTCAAAAAAACATGATGTAATTCGATTGGCCTCTCCCGTCGTTAGCAATGGCGAAGGTGGCGATTATCCCCATCATTTACATTGGCTGGGTGTGTCATTGGAACAGGAGATTGCCGAGGTCAATGGCGTGTTGTCGCAATACCCTGTATTCGACTGCATGATTGTTGATCATTACGCTCTTGAGTCGCAATGGGAGCGGCAGATTTCCAGATTTGCCAGAAAAATGATGGTGGTGGATGATCTTGCTGACCGCCAGCATGAGTGTGATATATTGCTGGACCAAAATTATTATCGCGATATGCAATCACGCTATGATGATCTGGTACCCGCATCATCTATGAAACTGCTGGGTCCTGGCTATGCTTTATTGCGTCCTGAATTTATACGGGCGCGTAATCATTTCAGGCTGCGTGATGGCACTGTACGGCGAATTCTTGTTTTTTTGGGCGGGGCAGATCCTGCCAATGAAACAAGCAAGGTCATTCACGCCCTGCGTATGCTGAAACGTACGTACCTCAAGGTGGACGTGGTCGTTGGTGCCAGTAATCCACATCGTTCCGGAATTCAGGCACTGTGTGAAGAAGATGAAAACTATCAATATCACTGCCAGATAGATAATATTGCAGAATTGATGCTTGCTGCTGATCTGGCGATCGGTGCCGGCGGTTCCACTTTGTGGGAGCGCGGTTACCTGGCTTTACCGAGCCTGATTATTATTCTGGCAAAAAACCAAGAAATTGCCGCTCGAGATCTGGAAAACATCGGTGCGTTGAAAATAATTGGAGAATCTGGAAAAATATCCAGCCATCAAATTCATGAAGCCTTGAACGAATGCATTGATGAAAAAGATATACTCTTGAGTATGTCGGAAATCAGCAATTCCTTGGTCGGTCACGGCGCCAAAAGAATTCAGGAAACCATCTTTACCACTCTTTGTTAA
- a CDS encoding DEAD/DEAH box helicase has protein sequence MSETESTPTPSPAIANDAAPAATTAPVAPPAPIAAPTVSFADFGLAPEILRALTEQGYTHPTPIQEQAIPVVLQGRDVMGAAQTGTGKTAGFSLPIIQLLLAHASSSMSPARHPVRALILTPTRELAVQVAENVKAYAKHTPLRSTVVFGGMDMKPQTVILRGGVEIVIATPGRLLDHIEQKNISLSQVQMLVMDEADRMLDMGFLPDLQRIINLLPKQRQNLMFSATFSPEIKKLAATFLNDPLTIEVARSNQTADKVTQVVYKVPEDQKHALVAHLLRQRDLKQVIVFSNTKIGASRLARVLEQEGMSATAIHGDKSQQERMAALEAFKKGEIDVLVATDVAARGLDISDLPCVINFDLPYNAEDYVHRIGRTGRAGASGDAISIYSDKDERLLTDIEKLIKQSIKRGELAGFSPAPARGSDGERRPPRRSEGGEGRLARPADSRHGSESRDSRPAERSARPAFGPGARREKTDPWFLKPYEPAKAAAPAASSMAPVAAKPKQKVAALLGGLLKQ, from the coding sequence ATGTCTGAAACCGAATCGACTCCTACGCCCAGCCCGGCGATCGCCAATGACGCGGCGCCTGCCGCCACGACGGCACCTGTAGCACCTCCTGCCCCCATTGCTGCCCCTACCGTGAGTTTTGCCGATTTTGGCCTGGCCCCGGAGATCCTGCGCGCGCTGACCGAGCAGGGCTACACCCATCCGACACCGATCCAGGAACAGGCGATCCCCGTGGTCCTGCAGGGCCGCGACGTGATGGGCGCCGCGCAGACGGGTACGGGCAAGACGGCCGGCTTTTCGCTGCCGATCATCCAGCTGCTGCTGGCCCATGCCAGCAGCAGCATGTCGCCCGCGCGTCATCCGGTGCGCGCGCTGATCCTGACGCCGACCCGCGAACTGGCGGTGCAGGTGGCGGAAAACGTCAAGGCTTACGCCAAGCACACGCCGCTGCGCTCGACCGTCGTCTTCGGCGGCATGGACATGAAGCCGCAAACCGTCATCCTGCGCGGTGGCGTGGAAATCGTCATCGCCACGCCGGGTCGCCTGCTTGACCATATCGAGCAAAAGAACATCAGCCTGAGCCAGGTGCAGATGCTGGTCATGGATGAGGCAGACCGCATGCTGGACATGGGTTTCTTGCCTGACTTGCAACGCATCATCAACTTGCTGCCAAAACAACGCCAGAACCTGATGTTCTCGGCCACGTTCTCGCCGGAAATCAAGAAGCTGGCCGCGACCTTCCTCAACGATCCGCTGACGATCGAAGTGGCGCGCAGCAACCAGACGGCCGACAAGGTCACGCAAGTGGTCTACAAGGTGCCGGAAGACCAGAAGCATGCGCTGGTGGCCCATCTGTTGCGCCAGCGCGACTTGAAGCAGGTCATCGTGTTTTCGAACACCAAGATCGGCGCCTCGCGCCTGGCCCGCGTGCTGGAGCAGGAAGGCATGAGCGCCACGGCGATTCACGGTGACAAGAGCCAGCAGGAGCGCATGGCGGCGCTGGAAGCGTTCAAGAAGGGCGAAATCGACGTGCTGGTCGCTACCGATGTGGCCGCGCGCGGCCTCGATATTTCCGATCTGCCTTGTGTCATCAACTTCGACTTGCCTTACAACGCTGAAGATTATGTGCACCGCATCGGCCGTACGGGACGTGCTGGCGCCTCGGGCGACGCCATTTCGATCTATTCGGACAAGGATGAGCGCCTGCTGACGGATATCGAAAAACTGATCAAGCAAAGCATCAAGCGCGGTGAGCTGGCCGGTTTCTCGCCCGCCCCTGCGCGCGGCAGCGATGGCGAACGCCGTCCGCCGCGCCGCAGCGAAGGCGGCGAGGGACGCCTTGCGCGTCCGGCCGATAGCCGTCATGGCAGTGAGAGCCGCGACAGCCGGCCGGCCGAACGGAGTGCCCGTCCTGCCTTTGGCCCCGGCGCCCGCCGCGAAAAGACCGATCCGTGGTTCCTCAAGCCGTATGAGCCTGCCAAGGCTGCGGCGCCGGCTGCCAGCAGCATGGCGCCGGTGGCGGCCAAGCCAAAGCAGAAGGTGGCGGCTTTGCTGGGTGGGTTGCTGAAGCAGTAA
- a CDS encoding Crp/Fnr family transcriptional regulator gives MISITGAQQNELLRALSRADLERLFCQLELVALPAGKHLFDCGGKIEYTYFPTNAIVSLLYVMEDGATTEIAVIGREGVAGVVLYEAERATCTAIVQSAGYGYRLKTAFLREVFNEGGALAQLLMRYTSAMFAQMAQNVVGGRHCSIEQKLCRWLLDRLDRSLSNELKVTQDTMANMLGVRRESVTVTARKLQDEGLIQYRRGTVEVLDREGLEAAAGNCYKAARAGFEQFRSGISAHN, from the coding sequence ATGATCAGCATCACCGGTGCGCAACAGAACGAATTGCTGCGCGCCTTGTCGCGCGCCGATCTGGAGCGCCTGTTTTGCCAGCTTGAACTGGTCGCCCTGCCTGCCGGGAAACACCTGTTCGATTGCGGCGGCAAGATCGAGTACACCTACTTCCCCACCAACGCCATCGTTTCCCTGCTGTATGTGATGGAAGACGGCGCCACCACCGAGATCGCCGTCATCGGCCGCGAAGGCGTCGCTGGCGTGGTGCTGTACGAAGCCGAGCGCGCCACCTGCACGGCCATCGTGCAAAGCGCCGGCTACGGCTATCGCCTGAAAACGGCCTTCCTGCGCGAAGTGTTCAACGAAGGCGGTGCGCTGGCGCAATTGCTGATGCGCTACACCAGCGCCATGTTTGCGCAAATGGCACAGAACGTGGTCGGCGGCCGCCATTGCAGCATCGAACAAAAGCTGTGCCGCTGGCTGCTGGACCGCCTCGACCGTTCGCTGTCGAACGAGCTGAAAGTGACCCAGGACACCATGGCCAACATGCTGGGCGTGCGCCGCGAAAGCGTCACCGTCACGGCGCGCAAGTTGCAGGACGAAGGCTTGATCCAGTACCGCCGCGGCACGGTGGAAGTACTGGACCGTGAAGGCCTGGAAGCGGCAGCGGGCAATTGCTACAAGGCAGCACGTGCCGGCTTCGAACAGTTCCGCAGCGGCATCAGTGCCCACAATTAA